One Lampris incognitus isolate fLamInc1 chromosome 14, fLamInc1.hap2, whole genome shotgun sequence DNA window includes the following coding sequences:
- the slc25a42 gene encoding mitochondrial coenzyme A transporter SLC25A42, which yields MGNGVQQHQAALAQREVQPRASSGESEGLKQTRSVLNSLLSGALAGAVAKTAVAPLDRTKIIFQVSSARFSAKEAYRLIYRTYLKDGFFSLWRGNSATMVRVIPYAAIQFCAHEQYKRLLGGYYGFQGKALPPFPRLLAGSMAGTTAAMLTYPLDMVRARMAVTPKEMYSNILHVFVRISREEGLKTLYRGFTPTILGVMPYAGLSFFTYETLKKLHAERSGRPQPYSYERLAFGACAGLLGQSASYPLDVVRRRMQTAGVTGHTYGTIFGTMREIMAEEGVIRGLYKGLSMNWVKGPIAVGISFTTFDLTQILLRKLQQMGYAVR from the exons ATGGGGAATGGAGTCCAGCAGCACCAGGCAGCACTCGCACAGAGAGAAGTGCAGCCTAGGGCCTCCTCCGGTGAATCAGAG gGCCTAAAACAGACCCGGTCGGTTCTCAACTCACTCCTCTCTGGGGCTTTAGCAGGAGCTGTGGCAAAGACAGCTGTAGCCCCATTGGATAGAACCAAAATCATATTCCAAG TGTCCTCAGCGAGATTCTCTGCCAAG GAGGCCTACAGGTTGATCTACCGTACCTACCTAAAGGATGGCTTCTTCAGCTTGTGGAGGGGAAACTCTGCTACCATGGTTCGAGTCATTCCCTATGCTGCTATTCAGTTCTGTGCCCATGAGCAATACAAGAGACTGCTAGGAGGCTACTATGGCTTCCAGGGGAA AGCCCTGCCTCCGTTTCCAAGGTTACTGGCCGGCTCCATGGCTGGTACCACGGCAGCCATGCTGACCTACCCTCTGGACATGGTGCGGGCGAGAATGGCCGTCACACCCAAGGAGAT GTACAGTAACATCCTGCATGTGTTTGTACGGATCTCTCGAGAAGAGGGCTTGAAGACTTTGTATCGAGGGTTCACCCCCACCATCCTGGGTGTTATGCCCTACGCTGGTCTCAGCTTCTTCACCTATGAAACACTGAAAAAGCTGCATGCAG AGCGAAGTGGTCGTCCACAGCCCTACTCATATGAGCGCCTGGCCTTTGGAGCCTGTGCCGGCCTCCTTGGCCAATCGGCCTCATACCCTCTGGACGTGGTACGGCGCCGCATGCAAACCGCGGGGGTCACAGGTCACACATATGGCACCATCTTTGGCACCATGCGGGAAATCATGGCTGAGGAGGGAGTGATCCGCGGACTTTACAAAGGTCTCAGTATGAACTGGGTCAAGGGGCCCATTGCGGTGGGAATAAGCTTCACAACCTTTGACCTCACTCAGATCCTGCTGAGGAAGCTGCAGCAGATGGGCTATGCAGTTCGATAA